From the genome of Ciona intestinalis unplaced genomic scaffold, KH HT000067.1, whole genome shotgun sequence, one region includes:
- the LOC100179709 gene encoding coiled-coil domain-containing protein 89-like has protein sequence MTSSALTTYHNSSPSHQTWDSALADVLSVLRIQYRNDDDVMLFLTEPDKLKQLQYSTAAKMEWNRRVIKEEMDSGIHSPPRSRRIAKEVAIDYIRRYLDGEEERMDLVRKIQVVTSERNAAMESVIELEREMKRLKDESVASNCENDNLKGDIEKLRTDVAAFRTDNQEFRTENLKTKEENEHLRGENTKLRDENKKLRLENQDLRNENGALRSENQKVRGDNVKLRDETGDMRSENMKLRNENQAVRDENQEVRCENLKVRDNNLSLRGENDRFRSVNEALLSENKRYTRDTLELNAREDEMRMLVNVMQSLLAGKGEMRSESIRVDEQAEEEDI, from the exons ACAG AAACGATGATGACGTAATGCTGTTCCTGACCGAACCAGACAAATTGAAACAGCTGCAGTATAGCACTGCAGCCAAAATGGAATGGAACAGAAGAGTAATCAAAGAGGAAATGGATTCAGGAATTCACAGTCCACCG AGATCTCGAAGAATAGCAAAGGAGGTGGCAATTGATTATATTAGACGTTATCTAGATGGCGAAGAAGAGCGGATGGAT ctTGTGAGAAAAATACAAGTGGTTACTTCGGAGAGAAATGCTGCTATGGAATCGGTTATTGAGCTTGAACGAGAGATGAAACGATTAAAAGATGAGAGTGTAGCAAGTAATTGTGAAAACGACAACCTTAAAGGAGATATTGAAAAACTTCGTACAGATGTGGCTGCATTCAG GACTGACAATCAAGAATTTCGAAcggaaaacttaaaaacaaaagaagaaaatgaGCACCTAAGAGGagaaaatacaaagttaagagacgaaaacaaaaaactgaGACTGGAAAATCAAGACCTTAGGAATGAGAATGGAGCGCTAAGATCTGAAAACCAAAAGGTTCGGGGTGATAATGTTAAGCTGCGTGACGAAACTGGTGATATGAGAAGTGAGAACATGAAG ttGCGAAATGAAAACCAAGCTGTAAGAGACGAAAACCAGGAAGTGCGTTGCGAGAATCTGAAAGTTCGAGACAACAACCTTTCGTTGAGAGGAGAAAACGATCGCTTTAGATCTGTAAATGAAGCTCTACTGTCCGAAAACAAAAGATACACACGTGACACGTTGGAACTAAATGCCCGAGAGGATGAAATGCGCATGTTGGTAAATGTCATGCAAAGTTTGTTGGCTGGGAAGGGTGAAATGCGTAGCGAGAGCATCCGTGTGGATGAGCAGGCAGAGGAAGAGgatatttga